In a genomic window of Festucalex cinctus isolate MCC-2025b chromosome 11, RoL_Fcin_1.0, whole genome shotgun sequence:
- the gjb8 gene encoding gap junction protein beta 8, with the protein MSWGALYAQLGGVNKHSTSLGKIWLSVLFIFRITILVLAAESVWGDEQSDFTCNTQTPGCKNVCYDHFFPVSHIRLWCLQLIFVSTPALLVAMHVAYRKRGDKRSMLATSDGAVKPSDADLETLKRRRLPITGTLWWTYTCSLFFRLVFEGGFMYALYFLYDGFHMPRLLKCEQWPCPNQVDCFISRPTEKTVFTIFMVASSSICMVLNVAELGYLVGKALMRCSGRHRSRRLSYDHQEARDNMALQNKKNELLLSVPSPDASVRKSVC; encoded by the coding sequence ATGTCGTGGGGCGCCCTGTACGCCCAGCTGGGCGGCGTCAACAAGCACTCGACCAGCCTGGGCAAGATCTGGCTGTCGGTGCTGTTCATCTTCCGCATCACCATCCTGGTGCTGGCCGCCGAGAGCGTGTGGGGCGACGAGCAGTCCGACTTCACGTGCAACACGCAGACGCCCGGCTGCAAGAACGTGTGCTACGACCACTTCTTCCCCGTGTCGCACATCCGCCTGTGGTGCCTGCAGCTCATCTTCGTGTCCACTCCGGCACTGCTGGTGGCCATGCACGTGGCCTACCGCAAGCGCGGCGACAAGCGCAGCATGCTGGCCACGTCCGACGGCGCCGTCAAGCCCAGCGACGCGGACCTGGAGACGCTCAAGCGCCGGCGGCTCCCCATTACCGGCACGCTCTGGTGGACGTACACCTGCAGCCTCTTCTTCCGCCTGGTCTTCGAAGGCGGCTTCATGTACGCGCTCTACTTCCTCTACGACGGCTTCCACATGCCGCGGCTGCTCAAGTGCGAGCAGTGGCCGTGCCCCAACCAGGTGGACTGCTTCATCTCGCGGCCCACCGAGAAGACCGTCTTCACCATCTTCATGGTGGCGTCCTCGTCCATCTGCATGGTGCTCAACGTGGCCGAGCTGGGCTACCTGGTGGGCAAGGCGCTCATGCGCTGCTCAGGACGCCACCGGAGCAGGAGGTTGTCGTACGACCACCAGGAGGCGCGGGACAATATGGCGCTGCAGAACAAGAAGAACGAGCTGCTGCTCTCCGTGCCCTCCCCGGACGCCTCCGTGCGCAAGAGTGTGTGTTGA
- the gja3 gene encoding gap junction alpha-3 protein, whose protein sequence is MGDWSFLGRLLENAQEHSTVIGKVWLTVLFIFRILVLGAAAEDVWGDEQSDFTCNTQQPGCENVCYDQAFPISHIRFWVLQIIFVSTPTLIYLGHVLHIVRMEEKRKEKEEELRKANRFQEEEEKELLFRSGDSSGGDRGGGKRVKPPIRDEHGKIRIRGALLRTYVFNIIFKTLFEVGFILGQYFLYGFQLRTLYKCARWPCPNTVDCFISRPTEKTIFIIFMLVVACVSLFLNLLEIYHLGWKKLKQGMTNGAVLAQESVRRPTGTDACEPQCSAPRTGGGYPGKYTDVTAGSRAFLPRAEFKMDNLQQKEALRQHGPAAHYYISNNNNHRLAAQQNWANLATEQQTREMKVTAPKLSSSTSSSSSSNQPPMVDTTPSVTPSTPASGPSTHSSPGSNVNESDNSHITTTTVEMHKPSVTSAPDPRRLSRASKSSSVRVRPDDLAV, encoded by the exons ATGGGTGACTGGAGCTTTCTGGGGCGTCTGCTGGAGAACGCCCAGGAGCACTCCACGGTGATCGGCAAGGTGTGGCTGACGGTCTTGTTCATCTTTCGGATCTTGGTGCTGGGCGCCGCCGCAGAGGATGTGTGGGGAGACGAGCAGTCCGACTTCACCTGCAACACGCAGCAGCCCGGCTGCGAGAATGTTTGCTACGACCAGGCCTTCCCCATCTCGCACATCCGCTTCTGGGTCTTGCAGATCATCTTCGTGTCTACGCCCACGCTGATATATCTGGGACACGTGCTTCATATCGTACGCATGGAGGAGAAGCGCaaggaaaaggaggaggaactGCGGAAAGCCAACAGGTTCCAGGAAGAG GAGGAGAAGGAGCTGCTGTTCAGGAGCGGCGACAGCAGTGGGGGAGATCGAGGCGGCGGCAAAAGGGTGAAGCCCCCCATCCGGGACGAGCACGGAAAAATCCGCATCCGGGGTGCTCTGCTGCGCACCTACGTCTTCAACATCATCTTTAAGACCCTCTTCGAGGTGGGCTTCATCCTGGGCCAATATTTCCTGTACGGGTTCCAGCTGCGAACCTTGTACAAGTGCGCCCGCTGGCCCTGCCCCAACACGGTGGACTGCTTCATTTCGCGGCCCACAGAGAAGaccatcttcatcatcttcatgcTGGTGGTGGCCTGCGTTTCGCTCTTCCTCAACCTATTGGAGATCTACCACCTGGGTTGGAAGAAACTCAAGCAGGGCATGACCAATGGAGCAGTGTTGGCGCAGGAGTCGGTGCGGCGTCCCACCGGTACAGACGCATGCGAGCCGCAGTGCTCAGCCCCGAGGACCGGCGGAGGCTACCCTGGCAAGTACACGGATGTGACTGCCGGCAGCAGGGCCTTCTTGCCCCGGGCGGAGTTTAAGATGGACAACTTGCAGCAGAAGGAGGCCCTCCGCCAACACGGGCCCGCAGCCCACTACTACATCAGCAACAATAACAATCACCGGCTGGCCGCCCAGCAGAATTGGGCCAACCTGGCCACGGAGCAGCAGACTCGGGAGATGAAAGTCACCGCCCCCAAGCTCtcttcctccacctcctcctcttcctcatccaaCCAGCCACCCATGGTGGACACCACCCCCAGTGTCACCCCCAGCACCCCAGCTTCCGGTCCGAGTACCCACAGCAGCCCGGGCTCCAACGTCAACGAGTCGGATAATAGCcacatcaccaccaccacggtGGAGATGCACAAGCCCTCCGTGACCTCCGCACCGGACCCTCGGCGGTTGAGTCGAGCAAGCAAGAGCAGCAGCGTCCGGGTTAGACCCGATGACTTGGCAGTATGA